A single Phragmites australis chromosome 4, lpPhrAust1.1, whole genome shotgun sequence DNA region contains:
- the LOC133916552 gene encoding translocase of chloroplast 34, chloroplastic-like: protein MAAPIPREWVGLQQFPAATQTKLHDLLGKLKEENVSTLTILVMGKGGVGKSSTVNSIVGERVATVSAFQSEGLRPTMCSRTRAGFTLNVIDTPGLIEGGYINEQAVEIIKRFLLGKTIDVLLYVDRLDAYRMDTLDEQVIRAITDSFGKDIWRRALVVLTHAQLSPPDGIDYNDFFTRRSEALLRYIRSGAGINKREYGDFPLPIALVENSGRCKVNEHGEKILPDGTPWVPNLMKEITVVISNGSKSIHVDQKLIDGPNPNNRWKIFIPLILAVEYFLVVKGIRRAIHADIANGKVDDWEQRYRDLVGSKDPVEQKGSASKNRKA, encoded by the exons ATGGCGGCGCCGATACCCCGCGAGTGGGTTGGGCTGCAGCAGTTCCCGGCGGCCACCCAGACCAAGCTGCACGATCTCCTCGGcaagctcaaggaggag AATGTGAGCACGTTAACGATACTGGTGATGGGGAAGGGTGGGGTGGGGAAGTCATCCACGGTCAACTCCATCGTTGGGGAGAGGGTCGCTACTGTCAGCGCTTTCCAG TCCGAGGGTCTGAGGCCGACAATGTGCAGCCGCACAAGGGCGGGGTTCACCTTGAACGTTATCGACACTCCTGGGCTCATTGAAGGTGGTTACATCAATGAGCAGGCTGTTGAGATCATAAAGAG GTTTCTTCTGGGCAAGACTATTGATGTTCTCCTGTATGTGGATCGCTTGGATGCATACAGAATGGATACACTGGATGAACAAGTTATAAGAGCTATTACCGATTCATTTGGAAAGGACATTTGGCGAAGAGCATTGGTTGTATTGACCCATGCTCAGCTCTCCCCACCTGATGGAATAGATTATAATGATTTCTTTACAAGAAGATCAGAGGCTCTTTTGCGATACATCCGCTCAGGTGCAGGAATCAACAAACGAGAATATGGG GATTTCCCCTTGCCAATAGCTTTGGTGGAGAACAGTGGAAGGTGCAAGGTTAATGAGCATGGGGAGAAG ATTCTTCCGGACGGGACTCCGTGGGTTCCAAACCTGATGAAAGAAATTACTGTTGTCATCTCAAACGGGAGCAAGTCCATTCATGTTGATCAGAAGTTAATCGATGGCCCAAACCCCAATAATCGCTGGAAGATATTCATACCACTTATCCTTGCTGTGGAG TACTTTTTGGTGGTAAAAGGAATCCGGAGGGCGATCCATGCTGATATAGCAAACGGGAAGGTGGATGACTGGGAGCAGCGTTACCGGGACTTGGTTGGAAGCAAAGACCCCGTAGAGCAGAAAGGTTCTGCGTCCAAGAACCGCAAGGCCTAA
- the LOC133916551 gene encoding uncharacterized protein LOC133916551, producing the protein MDLSDDWRSLFPVSSVFAPPSLAPPPAASSSSRGPLLFSPFPPPTPLISLPFPIQPRASTRGLHRLVRSFVTATSFLPLSALDSLAGALLAPPSPPFPLPSNLLAVLRRSSSSSPCSLLLFFPYGENAEQLAFVTLDSSTVTGSTPVSLVVQGDGFRHPGHRIQQLAASATESSWPSQLGDSLVEGFLLAASLYSVNWFRVNLQDSDPPVLVPVANYGFDAVVVHACWSRHLPSECIVLLESGELWWFNLNTQRGGKMRVDFGCKDDWGNWLSCDYGAQPWMVIIASSKSIILIDLRFGDHGKYKVLARVGIPGLFETDPFAGADQYLAFCRAGFDNFHFSVVTERYLILLDVRQPLTPLLAWQHGLESPNNVAMFRLSELRPSEEHEWASNSGFAILVGSFWTGEFSVFCYGPKEQGCSENSHLYAWDLPSRFSLTGQCCSCSNAIVKEVFSMPVSRDGPASQESKNPTIGYYVLPNDLSVLEPSFTGFALIRLTALGKLEMQKYRASADLRDDVPCDESQHTSRVSNSSIFPDTWGENFSLRYGLMKLHFLSEHLKGNLCSALVKHDFFVSEQMEQITVSKEVSEYAKDNSSSCSRSVSDFLCNASIPMNIFEIACQRILNGLPSNILHVTFSNYKDMLACSAEKTLCEHLDVPTCLTHNKLRPFLLAKPSGLSDNLTSKVLSSLVGPVLPIHVLLAMEERNKDIESSSQGATAETDSVRDRCREVLEAFDPVISIADMNNCNGWPASQEMNDEKSYFAYEPQIENRFTLDENAKKKEKGDQKLDDPVHTSATPYQDKIFTTFVCGKAEIPDSGAEQAATALFDFGPVRMDFEFPGMEIHPAEEKVYKCLKKQFLTWQNNFRPYQDFCSSHKIQKPKQ; encoded by the coding sequence TCCACCGCCTCGTCCGGTCCTTCGTCACCGCCACCTCCTTCCTCCCGCTCTCCGCCCTCGACTCCCTCGCGGGGGCCCTCCTTGCGCCGCCGTCTCCGCCCTTCCCGCTGCCTTCCAATCTTCTCGCCGTCCTCCGCCGCTCCAGCTCTTCCTCCCCGtgctctctcctcctcttcttcccctaCGGCGAGAATGCAGAGCAGCTTGCCTTTGTTACCCTGGATTCCTCCACGGTCACCGGTTCGACGCCCGTCTCGCTCGTTGTTCAGGGAGATGGGTTCAGGCACCCGGGGCACCGCATCCAGCAGCTTGCTGCCTCCGCTACTGAGTCGTCCTGGCCGTCGCAGCTGGGAGACAGCCTTGTCGAGGGATTCCTGCTTGCTGCGTCGTTGTACTCGGTGAATTGGTTCAGGGTTAACTTGCAGGATTCGGATCCTCCGGTCCTAGTGCCGGTGGCCAATTATGGGTTTGACGCCGTCGTCGTGCATGCCTGCTGGAGCAGGCATTTGCCATCGGAGTGTATTGTGTTGCTGGAGAGTGGGGAGCTGTGGTGGTTCAATCTGAATACCCAGCGTGGAGGGAAGATGAGGGTTGATTTTGGCTGCAAGGATGATTGGGGGAACTGGCTAAGCTGTGACTATGGGGCGCAACCATGGATGGTGATCATTGCGAGCTCAAAATCCATTATTTTGATTGATTTGAGATTTGGGGACCATGGCAAATACAAGGTTTTAGCTAGAGTTGGGATTCCAGGACTGTTTGAAACTGACCCTTTTGCTGGGGCAGATCAGTATCTTGCATTCTGCAGGGCGGGATTTGATAATTTTCATTTCTCAGTGGTGACAGAGCGTTACTTGATTCTCCTTGATGTGAGACAGCCGTTGACACCTTTGTTGGCGTGGCAGCATGGGCTTGAGAGCCCTAATAATGTTGCTATGTTTCGGCTTTCTGAGTTGAGGCCTTCTGAGGAACATGAGTGGGCATCAAATTCTGGTTTTGCTATTTTGGTTGGTTCATTCTGGACTGGGGAGTTCAGTGTGTTCTGTTATGGGCCTAAGGAGCAAGGCTGTTCAGAAAATTCTCACCTATATGCTTGGGATCTTCCTTCACGGTTTTCTCTGACAGGTCAGTGCTGCAGCTGCAGCAATGCAATAGTGAAAGAAGTATTCTCAATGCCTGTTTCAAGAGACGGCCCTGCTTCTCAAGAAAGTAAGAACCCCACTATTGGCTACTATGTGCTTCCGAATGACCTCTCAGTGTTGGAGCCATCATTTACTGGTTTTGCTTTGATCCGGCTGACAGCATTGGGGAAGTTAGAGATGCAAAAGTATCGTGCATCAGCAGATTTGCGTGATGATGTCCCATGTGATGAATCACAGCATACATCCAGGGTTAGTAACTCATCCATTTTTCCTGACACTTGGGGAGAAAATTTCTCCCTCAGATATGGTTTAATGAAGTTGCATTTCCTATCTGAACATCTAAAAGGCAATCTGTGCAGTGCATTGGTGAAGCATGATTTTTTTGTTAGTGAACAAATGGAGCAAATTACTGTTAGTAAAGAAGTGTCAGAATATGCAAAAGATAACTCTAGTTCATGTTCTCGATCAGTTTCGGATTTTCTGTGCAATGCAAGTATCCCCATGAACATTTTTGAAATTGCATGTCAGAGAATATTGAATGGCCTACCATCAAATATCCTTCATGTCACCTTCTCTAACTACAAGGACATGCTAGCATGCAGTGCAGAAAAAACCTTATGTGAACATTTAGATGTTCCTACCTGTTTGACACACAATAAACTTCGACCTTTCCTGCTGGCGAAACCTTCAGGCTTAAGTGACAATCTGACTAGCAAAGTACTATCTTCTCTTGTTGGTCCAGTACTTCCCATACATGTTCTACTTGCAATGGAAGAGAGAAACAAGGATATAGAAAGCTCTTCTCAGGGTGCAACTGCAGAAACCGACTCTGTAAGAGATCGATGTAGAGAAGTTCTTGAAGCCTTTGATCCTGTAATATCCATTGCTGACATGAACAACTGTAATGGATGGCCTGCTTCACAAGAGATGAATGATGAGAAGTCCTATTTTGCATATGAGCCTCAGATTGAAAATAGGTTCACTCTTGATGAAAATgctaaaaagaaggaaaaaggagaTCAAAAGCTAGATGACCCAGTGCATACATCTGCAACACCATATCAGGATAAGATATTTACGACATTTGTTTGTGGAAAAGCTGAAATTCCTGATTCTGGAGCTGAACAAGCTGCAACTGCTTTGTTTGATTTCGGCCCAGTGAGGATGGATTTTGAATTCCCAGGCATGGAAATTCATCCTGCAGAGGAAAAGGTATACAAATGCTTGAAGAAACAATTTTTAACATGGCAAAATAATTTCAGGCCATACCAAGATTTTTGTAGCTCGCATAAAATACAGAAGCCAAAGCAATAG